The following proteins are encoded in a genomic region of Vanessa tameamea isolate UH-Manoa-2023 chromosome 4, ilVanTame1 primary haplotype, whole genome shotgun sequence:
- the LOC113394530 gene encoding sodium/potassium-transporting ATPase subunit alpha-like, translating into MPHQSHRRSSTVSIVSGRRLSGQHVNPEVSELTLLKEEPHTGDHFLSPTQLEVVYRTNVKNGLTENFAQELLIHHGPNQLKKLKGNSYWKIFRHNLFGWFQCVLWMGALLNFIGFFFSEKIDAGSDGHSGKDYLYLGCVITATIVGTGLFGFYQEAKNMAVMSGFEKLVPPNATVIREGLKKVIPNSEIVIGDIVEMSGGEVVPADVRILTCTNFKTDMSSLTGESEPIKHRPECTNTNPLESKNMVFFGCPITEGTAKGIVIATGELTQMGKIAGLVTGLEKEETPIAKEITHFIKLICGVAFTFGLLFFIMVYFIQHSWLAALQYMLGIILANVPEGLIVTLTVCMTLSANQLKKKNCLAKTLQAVETLGSTSCICSDKTGTLTENQMNVSHLFCNYTIYDKTDHAHVSDHAYATLSLAASLNLKATFAHDSLNIPIEKRKIIGDASESAILRYMEINRSATTTRAENPKEAEIPFSSAYKYQVTIHRMKATQSYYLIMKGAPEIILEFCIKILTNEEDQPMTPQAKKELKANFIKLANMGERVIGYCDYVLSLDNYPLGYKFDTQQRNFPVENLRFLGAISMIDPPRRDIDKSIALCRQAGIRVIMVTGDHPVTALAISKQCGTITQPTAYDYAFEHHIDLSDVPVHIKQQFRSAVITGDELRKMSVNDLKAAQMKYDEITFARTSPQQKLIIVETYQALSHVVAVTGDGVNDSPALKRADIGIAMGITGTEVSKQAADMILLDDNFASIVLGIQEGRRIFDNLKKTIAYTLTSNTPEMLPFVLYACLGMPLPMTLILILVVNVGTDLLPAMSLAYETSEQDIMSIPPRKPTDHLVNRVLIYMAYFQIGLIQFYAGMYAYFIIFAQSGFFPSSLIFVRKEWESPTTTVEDTLGRPWYFADRKRIERKAQTAYFVAVCWTQVSDSRPEHCQSSNCIACIDFSALDNNRHFIASNGVSRAVVNVRRLVTVPAFNLN; encoded by the coding sequence ATGCCTCACCAATCACATCGTCGTTCAAGTACAGTTTCGATTGTTAGCGGGCGACGCTTAAGTGGGCAACATGTGAATCCAGAAGTTTCTGAACTTACTCTGCTAAAAGAAGAACCTCACACCGGAGATCATTTTCTGTCACCCACACAATTGGAAGTTGTTTATCGCACAAATGTCAAAAATGGTCTTACAGAGAATTTCGCACAAGAACTATTAATTCATCATGGCCCAAATCAATTAAAGAAACTTAAAGGTAACAGCTATTGGAAAATATTTCGCCACAATTTATTTGGATGGTTTCAATGTGTTCTTTGGATGGGtgctcttttaaattttatcgggTTTTTCTTTTCTGAGAAGATTGATGCCGGAAGTGATGGACACTCCGGCAAAGATTATTTGTACCTTGGCTGTGTAATCACGGCTACTATTGTAGGTACCGGACTTTTTGGATTTTATCAAGAAGCAAAAAATATGGCTGTCATGAGTGGCTTCGAAAAACTGGTACCACCTAATGCTACTGTTATCCGAGAAGGCCTTAAGAAGGTTATACCTAATAGTGAGATAGTGATCGGTGATATAGTCGAAATGTCTGGAGGAGAAGTTGTACCCGCTGATGTTAGAATTCTAACTTGTACTAACTTTAAAACCGATATGTCGTCACTGACTGGAGAATCCGAACCTATTAAACACAGACCAGAATGTACTAATACAAATCCGCTAGAATCTAAAAATATGGTCTTTTTTGGCTGTCCGATTACAGAAGGCACGGCGAAGGGTATCGTTATAGCTACAGGCGAATTAACACAGATGGGAAAAATCGCTGGATTAGTCACCGGCTTAGAAAAGGAAGAAACGCCCATAGCCAAAGAAATAACTCATTTTATTAAACTCATATGTGGTGTAGCATTTACTTttggcttattattttttataatggtaTATTTCATTCAACATAGCTGGTTAGCGGCGTTACAATATATGCTTGGAATTATATTAGCAAATGTACCAGAAGGCCTAATTGTTACTTTAACTGTTTGTATGACTCTATCAGCAAACCAGCTAAAAAAGAAGAATTGTCTGGCTAAAACCCTTCAAGCTGTAGAAACTTTAGGTTCAACTTCTTGTATCTGTTCTGATAAAACAGGAACTCTGACAGAAAATCAAATGAAcgtttcacatttattttgcaACTATACAATATATGATAAAACAGATCATGCTCACGTTTCTGATCACGCATACGCTACATTGAGTTTAGCCGCTTCATTGAATTTAAAAGCTACATTTGCACATGACAGTCTTAATATTCCTAtagaaaaacgaaaaataattggAGATGCTTCCGAATCTGCTATACTTAGATATATGGAAATCAATCGATCTGCCACAACAACACGCGCAGAAAATCCTAAAGAAGCTGAGATACCTTTCAGCTCAGCATACAAGTATCAAGTTACTATACACCGAATGAAAGCTACGCAGAGctactatttaataatgaaaggtGCTCcagaaattatattagaattttgtattaaaatacttaccaATGAAGAAGATCAACCCATGACACCACAAGCAAAGAAGGAactaaaagctaattttattaaactagctAATATGGGTGAGCGTGTTATTGGATATTGTGATTATGTATTATCTTTAGACAATTATCCATTGGGATACAAATTTGATACCCAGCAACGAAATTTCCCTGTtgaaaatttaagatttttaggTGCGATTTCAATGATTGACCCTCCAAGACGTGATATTGATAAATCAATTGCGCTTTGTCGTCAGGCCGGTATTCGAGTTATAATGGTTACTGGTGATCATCCGGTAACAGCTTTAGCTATATCAAAGCAATGTGGCACTATAACTCAGCCAACGGCTTATGATTATGCCTTTGAGCACCACATAGACCTATCTGATGTTCCAGTACATATTAAACAACAGTTTCGTTCCGCTGTAATTACTGGTGACGAATTACGAAAAATGAGCGTGAATGATTTAAAAGCAGCCCAAATGAAATATGATGAAATAACTTTTGCTAGAACAAGTCCACAGCAAAAATTAATCATCGTGGAGACGTATCAAGCCTTAAGTCATGTGGTTGCTGTAACAGGAGACGGTGTTAATGATTCTCCTGCCTTAAAAAGAGCAGATATTGGAATAGCCATGGGTATTACTGGTACTGAAGTTTCAAAGCAAGCTGCCGATATGATACTGCTAGATGATAATTTTGCTTCTATAGTTTTGGGTATACAGGAGGGAAGACGTATTTTTGACAACTTAAAGAAAACAATTGCTTACACTCTTACTTCAAACACTCCTGAAATGTTACCGTTCGTCCTGTACGCTTGTCTAGGCATGCCATTGCCTATGACCTTAATTCTGATTCTTGTTGTTAATGTAGGCACAGATTTGTTACCTGCAATGAGTCTTGCTTATGAGACCTCAGAACAAGATATCATGTCGATCCCTCCTCGTAAGCCAACTGACCATCTTGTCAATAGGGTACTTATATATATGGCATATTTTCAAATAggattaattcaattttatgctGGTATGTACGCATACTTTATCATATTTGCTCAAAGTGGGTTTTTTCCATCCAGTTTAATCTTTGTCCGCAAAGAATGGGAATCTCCAACAACAACCGTCGAAGACACATTAGGTCGCCCTTGGTATTTTGCTGATCGAAAAAGAATAGAGAGAAAAGCACAAACCGCTTATTTCGTTGCTGTATGCTGGACTCAAGTGTCCGAT